The Epinephelus lanceolatus isolate andai-2023 chromosome 17, ASM4190304v1, whole genome shotgun sequence region AGATGTTAGCCCCGGCAGCGCGCTCGACAGCGTGGAGGAAGTGGAGGTTGACAGCGCGCTCCCGAGGAGAGGATGCACCTGGTGCGCGGCGGCTGCGGCCGCGGCAGCGGCTGCGGCAACGGGCCCACCGGAGTGTCCACCTGGGCCGGTGGCGTGCGCCACGGTGCCGCAGTGGAAAGCCGAGTTGTGCCCTCCGTAAATCTCCCCCACCAGCCGCTTCATCTCGTCCAAGGAGCTGTTGAGCATCAGGATGTAGTTCCTGGCGAGAAGCAGCGTGGCGATCTTGGACAACTTCCGCACCGAGGGCCCGTGCGCGTAGGGCATCACCTCGCGCAGGCCGTCCATGGCCAGGTTGAGGTCGTGCATGCGCTTCCTTTCCCGGCCGTTAATCTTGAGACGGAGGTGGTACATCTCCTCCTCGGTGACTTGTTTCTTCAGTTTGaacttgttgctgctgctgctactgctgctgctgctgctgctgccgacGGACTTTGGGTCTCCAGACCGCAGGAGCTCTCCGGTGCTCAGCTTCTGGCGCTGCTCGCCGCTCTGCGTAGAGGAGGACACTGATGAGCCGacgtggtggtggtgatggtggtgcgGGTGGTGGTCTCGGAGAGACATGGCGTCCATGTCCGGGGAAGAGGCTCTGCTGCTCGGGCTGGAGTCTGAATTCATTTTATGGGTTCGCTTCCGAGGTTGTTGGGTAGGAGGTCGCTGCTggcttcctccctctctctctctctctctctcactctcactatctctccttcactccctctctctgtctctctctctctctctttctggaGCCTGTAGTCACTCTGGTCACCTGATGTTGTCTGTGTCCCTCCCGTCCCACGCTCCTGTCCTTTTTATCACATCGGTGACCACTTTGCCTCTGCCgactttctctcttttctccctctctccctgtctgtgtctgtgtgtctctgcggTGAGGAGAACACTGATAGTGGGTATTTATACATGCGGGGAGACAAAAGCGGCTTTCCTATTCATAACGCCTAGTTAGGAGGATGACGTGCCCGTTAGAAAGGGGGCGGTGTGCTTTGACTGTCCCAGTGACCGCGGTGCGCAACCATTCACTGCCATTGTCAGGACACTGTTGGGGGGCACAGCGcgcctctcttcttcttcttcttcttcttcttcttcttctctttttttctcctcttctctttctctcctctcgtGGATCAGAAAGTTGCTTTTCCTGGGACAAACTGGTCAGTTTTAAAATTGTTTCTTTTATAAGATTTCTGTAAAACTTAAGTTGTTTAAGATGTTGCCTTGTCTGTGAGCTGCGCGTTTTTACGCACAAAAATAACTCTCATAACATCgtgataaaatgtttttatttgacatgttttaacattaaaaattgAGATGAAATGcaccaggaggaggagaggctgcgCTCTATCCAAATCGTCTTCAGCCTCACACACAGTGCTCACTGGTGAGAGCTTACCGGACAGTCAGATCTTAAACCAAAGTCTCCGCGGTCCGGCCGCTGGTTGCCTGAGGGGATGAGGAGGAATGAGAAGGGAAATTGCTTTCCCCTATTCAGCGGCTTCTGGTGCCGCGGGGGTGCGTGGCCTCCGCTGGGACAGAGGTAACATGCCCGCTCCGACACTCGGCACTCTGCTGGCCATATGGCAGCATGTGGGCCTCATGTCTGGACCTTTATAAAACTTCTCACCGCTTCCAAGGACCATTTttcatttaataataataattataatatagtttttattttttttaatttaactttttatattttattttatttta contains the following coding sequences:
- the olig3 gene encoding oligodendrocyte transcription factor 3, encoding MNSDSSPSSRASSPDMDAMSLRDHHPHHHHHHHVGSSVSSSTQSGEQRQKLSTGELLRSGDPKSVGSSSSSSSSSSSNKFKLKKQVTEEEMYHLRLKINGRERKRMHDLNLAMDGLREVMPYAHGPSVRKLSKIATLLLARNYILMLNSSLDEMKRLVGEIYGGHNSAFHCGTVAHATGPGGHSGGPVAAAAAAAAAAAHQVHPLLGSALSTSTSSTLSSALPGLTSIRAPHALMKGSPGAPPALQLGSGFQHWAGLPCPCTICQVPPPPHIPVTSTGLTRLTGEGKDLMK